In a single window of the Montipora capricornis isolate CH-2021 chromosome 11, ASM3666992v2, whole genome shotgun sequence genome:
- the LOC138024433 gene encoding contactin-associated protein-like 2 produces the protein MKLWPSLLFLSSQLMMIYTMENSALYRNPAGDVSVGDFKCNPFHYLWAEKITSSWVEAQFDCTFRCVSEAKCFSFNMAAYPDAKGLYLCELLATDKYRETKKFHSNATFHHYSLWSPCESDPCKNGADCVPEHELNSYRCHCKLGFFGTNCEHRENKSCSEIKLLNPNAPSGSYVIDPDGEGGVATFTVDCDMTDKNNIGVTVISHDSENRTLVQGCDPKGCYKRDIHYTGTNLLQLGKLTAISAHCEQFIKYECHNSMLLLNGNMQGWWVSRDGDNMTYWGGASSIPLYKCACGVTGNCAHSGYGCNCDKNDNTWREDSGLLTNKSHLPVMQLRFGDNNPPSQLGYHTLGKLRCYGISTK, from the exons ATGAAACTCTGGCCATCACTGTTGTTTCTGTCCTCCCAATTAATGATGATCTACACTATGGAAAACAGTGCTCTTTATCGAAATCCAGCAGGCGACGTTTCCGTTGGAGATTTTAAGTGTAATCCCTTCCATTACTTATGGGCAGAGAAAATAACATCGTCCTGGGTGGAAGCTCAGTTTGATTGCACTTTCCGTTGTGTTTCTGAAGCAAAGTGTTTTTCGTTCAACATGGCGGCGTATCCTGACGCGAAAGGTCTTTATCTGTGTGAGTTGTTGGCCACTGACAAGTACAGAGAAACTAAAAAGTTTCACTCTAATGCTACCTTCCATCATTACAGCCTATGG TCGCCTTGTGAAAGCGATCCTTGCAAGAACGGTGCCGACTGTGTTCCTGAACATGAGTTGAATTCCTATCGCTGTCACTGTAAACTGGGATTCTTTGGAACAAACTGTGAACATCGTG AAAATAAAAGCTGTAGCGAGATTAAGTTGTTGAATCCCAATGCTCCAAGTGGTTCTTACGTCATCGATCCTGATGGAGAAGGAGGCGTGGCAACTTTCACTGTTGACTGTGACATGACTGACAAGAATAACATTGGCGTGACAGTCATCAGTCACGACAGTGAAAACAGAACGCTGGTGCAAGGATGTGACCCAAAAGGCTGTTACAAGCGTGACATTCACTACACTGGGACAAATCTCCTTCAGCTGGGAAAACTAACCGCCATCTCTGCCCACTGTGAGCAGTTTATCAAGTACGAGTGTCATAACTCAATGCTCTTACTCAACGGTAACATGCAGGGCTGGTGGGTGTCACGTGATGGAGACAACATGACTTACTGGGGAGGAGCGAGCTCCATTCCTTTATACAAGTGCGCATGTGGAGTAACTGGCAATTGTGCACATTCCGGATATGGATGCAACTGTGACAAGAATGACAATACGTGGCGCGAGGACAGCGGTTTGTTGACAAACAAATCTCATCTTCCTGTCATGCAGCTGAGGTTTGGAGATAACAACCCCCCTAGCCAGCTTGGGTATCACACCCTGGGAAAACTGAGGTGCTATGGAATATCTACCAAATAA